The genomic region AATAAATGTGCATCGTTTCCttccaaatacaaaaaaaagaggaCATCTGTAGTATCCCGAACAGGCGCTGAATTGCAAGTTACACAGAGATCCTGGGCATGGCCAAGACTCTTAAGTCTAGATTTCAAGAAGTTTAAAAGACTCCAAGTAGACGGATGACCTTTAAGGTTCTTTGCAACACTGCAATGCTATAAGAGAAACTGCTTATCCAGAAAACGTGTGAACACTGAGGCTAATGCAAGAAGCAGTAGTTATAGCTACTTGTCTGCACTCAAAGAAACTGCTGTAAGATAAAATTCCACCTGAGACCTACTTATCCTCATCTAATGTAAATGACTAAAGGAAACAGGGAAGATCCAATGCAGTCTTAAACACATGTTGCTTTGCTTACAAAACCATTCAATACTGCTTGAGAATAAATACGATGTGGTTCATCCCTGTGGAAAACACTGAACTTGGCCAATATTCTCTTTGAAGAGCAGCCAGAAACAGCTTCCAAAATTGTTAGTACTTCTGTCCTTATGTCTAAGGTGATCATTCTACTTTCATAAGTAAAACAtgactttttttaatgaaatcagAAAAACATTACCACTAAAACACTAACATTAAAGGAGAGACATTATAGAtcttattaaaaaatgaacatcACATATGTGGACCAATCACTGTCaatttattaatataaacatttaaagttTATAAGGTGCGCCATACTTTTACTTATCCATATAATAAAATTTACACATATAAGCATACATTAAAAGGATTTTTCAAACTATTgcacataaaaaaatgtaaaaggcaGATTCCACCTTAccattcttttgttcattcagcaaatactgaGGAGCTACCACAATGCCAGGCCTTAGGTACAAACCAGGGGGCAAAAACAGACATGCTCCCTGCCCTCAGGAATCTCAAAATTATTGGAAATAAACTCGAATCTTGCAAAACATAGAAATTAGCAGTAATTATTCACAACACCAGAATCTTCTTTCTAAAGAATTCACCCAACTTCATAGTCAGTCATCTACTCATTTCTCTCATACCCCACATCAGTAAATCCTGTTAACTCGACCTTCAAAACACATCCAGGATTGTACCACTTAACTATTTCTATCACTATTGAAGTGGTCTGAACACGATCTTCTCTCACCTGGTTCCCTCCCCAAAGATGTGGCATCCTTACCACAGGAATGTTACCTTTCCTGGTAAAATGGACTTGGtggatgtgattaaattaagtaCCTGCTGTTGGGGaaattatcttggattatccaggtgggcccaatgtaatcacagggGTCTTTATTCTCACAGAGAATTGAGGATGCTAATCTGCTGATTTGGAAAATGAAGGACAGGGTGGGACCCAAAGGAATGCAGGCGGCttctaaaagctggaaaaggcaaggaaacagattcttccctaaaacctccagaaggaatgcagccctacTGACACTGTGATTTTAGTCTTGTGAGACTTCTGACCCACATAACTGTAggataataaatctgtgttgttttaaccAGCAAATTTGCTGTAATTTATTATAGCGGCAATAAGAAACTTAACCTCTTAACAGGTCTTCCTGTTTCCACCCTTTTCCCCCCTTCATTTTAGCATCAAAGAAACAAGCTGGGTTATCCTTCTAAAATGTAAATCACATGAAGTCACCCTTCTGCTCAAAACTTCCAATGATTTCCAATTTAATACACAGTAAACACCCAAAATCCTTTAAAGAACCTTCACTTTCCAAAGGAATTCTCTACCTTCTCCTATTGTTGATTTCAGCCAAATCGCCTTCTTATTCTTCTATTAATCCTCGCATGCTCCAGCTTTGGCACTTTTCCCAGTGCCTGATACTAGCCATTCCCTCAGGGCTCCCATTCTTGAAGTCTTACCCCAAACCTTCCATTTAAACTTGCTAATCCCACAGAATACTCCTTACCCCTGTCCCTTTCCCCTTAATTTTTTTCCGTTGCACTtaaccacacacaaacacaacacgTATCTTATTTATGATATTCAGGGCCCGTTTCCGAGAAGGCTAGAGTTTCTGTCTGCgatgttcactgctgtatccccagcaggTAGGATAGTTCTGGCACATATTAGACACTTgaaacatatttgttgaatgactaaatgaacCTCTTGACAGCTCTTATAATGAAAAAGCTGCAATTAAAATAAGATAGGAACATATGACGTAGTTGGGGGAAAACAAAACGAAAACTGCTAATGACTTCGAAGGTAAATGACTCTCCTAAAAATTGGCCATATTTAAACCTAGAATTTGGAAGGGAATTAAAACCACAAgtctgcaaaaataaaaatattctggagaCGCAAAAAAGCTAGTGAACTATTTTTCAATTAGGAACGCAGCGGCTTTCGCCATCATTTCAGCATTTTCTCGACGATTTCCCAACAAACTCGCACCTGTCAAACAGATCTTGgcaaataaatattttgcttttcaaaaaaacCGTGATTCTGAGGTAGCAAATCTGGGACCAAATTGGTATGCAGGAAAGGTACCAAACCGCCCTTCCCCCGCTCCCGGACTCTTTTTAGGGCAAAACCCACCCCCCACACCGAGCGGGGGCCTGCGGGGATTTCAGCCTTACTTGACCGGAAGAGGGGCAGCACACGGCCCCCCAACCAGCAAGGCCTCCGCCACGGCCTTAACTGTGGGTCGGGGAGGCATCGCCGGCGTCTGTCCGAGGCGCGTGAAGCCCCAGAATTCGGCGCCCGCCCTGAGAGAGAACAGTGTCACACGGGGGAATCCGCACCGACGGCTCAAGTGACGAGTCCGCGATACGTGAAACAGAGCCGCAAACCTCTGCGGACCCGGAAGACAGCGGCAGGGACAGCCTCACCGTGCTCAGCGCCCACGGGCTTTGGAGTACCGCCGCCAACTTGCCTCTTATCGGCAGCGGGACTGTCCGACACTCTCGCCAACCGAAGCCTTGCCACAAACACTCTTCGCAACGCGCGAACCTCTTAGGTTCGAGTTATGAGGAGCAAGGGGCGGGACGATGGGGGAGGCTACGCCCAAGTCCGGCAGAGCTCCACCCATAGGCTCCAGGCCGGAACTGCAAATCCCGCGAGCCTCTGGGCGGTCTCAACCTGCCACCGGAAAGAGGTTCGCTGGCATCGGGGAGGAGCCTAAAAGGGATTGTGGGAGAAAAGGTTTTTCTTTTCCGTCTGGCGGCAGCCATCAGGTAGGCTGTGGCAGGGAGGTACCCTCTTTCCATCCGCCGCTGATCGCCTTTCGCTTCAGCCATCCAGACTCGGGGACCCTGCGTTCTCGGAGTTCTTCCTGCCTCCTGTGCGGCGCGAGTTTGGTCAGGGTGCGGGGCAGTGCGAGAGTAGAGAGGAGCCCCGCTGGGCGTGCTAGGGGTGGATGTGATGGCGGCGGGAATTCGCTCTGGGCCGGGAGTCTAAGGGAAAGGGTGGCGTGGGGCTAAGTGGATGGGAAGCCGGGTCCGGGCGCCCTCGAGTGAAAccggctggtgggggtgggggaagtgcTTTTTCCTCGGTAGTTAACCCGCCGCGGCGTAGGCGTCTTCTGTGGTGTCAATCCCTGCGTATGCCGCCTGCCGCAGTCACCCGCCCCCTCAGTCCCGAAGCCGAGCTCCATTGATTCGTCTAACAAAAATGTGCCTAGCGGCTCTCCTAAGACGCggaggtgggggttggcctgCCTGTCCCCTTCAGTTCGTGCAAAGCCATTTCGTTCCCAATGACTACCTTGTGCTTGGTGGGTAACTAAGATGGATGGGTGGGGTCCTCTAAATggatgcttatttttaaaatactcggTTTTATCTCAAAGGTAAGCCAAGATGGGTGCTTACAAGTACATACAGGAGTTATGGAGGAAGAAGCAGTCCGATGTGATGCGCTTTCTTCTGAGGGTCCGCTGCTGGCAATATCGCCAGCTCTCTGCGCTCCACAGGGCCCCGCGTCCCACCCGGCCCGATAAAGCGCGCAGGCTGGGATACAAGGCCAAGCAAGGTGTGTGGTCTCTTTGTGTGGGTGCTTGGGTATAATTTCTCGAGAAAAGCTAGAAACTGGCGATTAGGACAAGGCACTGTGGCCCAATGTCGTCCTTCACGAAGGGCTTTTTGGCAAAAGCCATTTTCTGGTTCAGCTAGAAACACTCAAAGTGTTGACTAGGAAATGACCGAACACAGTTGTCTAAAGTAGTGTGTCTAAAGCAAAAGAACTGGATTGGGAAGAAGTTAATCTACTTCCCTATATGACTGATTAAAAATATCGAATTCGGTAATATAGATAGTACTTTGGGAAATAATGAGGGGGGTGTTTTTTTTAAGGAAGCCTCATAACCTGGTTTTGATTGGTTTTTATTTCATAAGATATGTGAAATCTTATTTGGGGTTGAAGGATTAGTGAGGAGTGCTTGAGTCTCCCACTCCTGTGGCTTTCTATAAAACCATTGTAATCTCTTTTGTATAGGTTATGTCATCTATAGAATTCGAGTGCGCCGTGGTGGCCGCAAACGCCCCGTTCCTAAGGGTGCAACCTACGGCAAGCCTGTCCACCATGGTGTTAACCAGCTGAAATTTGCTCGAAGCCTTCAGTCAGTTGCTGAGGTAAGTGGTTTTATTTCAGTAGTAATAGTATTGACCACCAAGACATGGTGAGGGAGGAGAGGATTTGAGCAACTTTTCTGGTAGTTTATTTGTATAAAATGGGATTTGGGGGAGCTTTACCAATTTTGGTAAAAAGCAGTTGCTGTCAGAGTATGTGAAGACTTCGTCACTAATCTGGTCTTATATACTGGGAATTGTGTGTTATACAATTAGTGTGAACCTGTGGAACCTAAGCTTTTGAAAGATGGGAAGCTTTGTTTTGAACAGATTTCCGAGTTGTATAGATTCTGCATTTATTTATGTCAGCAATCTTCTTAATTTTAGGTATTTTCTCTAGTAAATTAGGCTGTGCCCCTCCCTCCTTGAGCTAATGATATTTACGTTTTTAAAAGGAttgtgctttgttttgcttttacaaGGAGGGGGGCAATGAAGAATATCACAAGACACCAAATGtaacctgcaaagcctaaaatatatcCTGGCCC from Choloepus didactylus isolate mChoDid1 chromosome 1, mChoDid1.pri, whole genome shotgun sequence harbors:
- the RPL15 gene encoding 60S ribosomal protein L15, encoding MGAYKYIQELWRKKQSDVMRFLLRVRCWQYRQLSALHRAPRPTRPDKARRLGYKAKQGYVIYRIRVRRGGRKRPVPKGATYGKPVHHGVNQLKFARSLQSVAEERAGRHCGALRVLNSYWVGEDSTYKFFEVILIDPFHKAIRRNPDTQWITKPVHKHREMRGLTSAGRKSRGLGKGHKFHHTIGGSRRAAWRRRNTLQLHRYR